A portion of the Malania oleifera isolate guangnan ecotype guangnan chromosome 3, ASM2987363v1, whole genome shotgun sequence genome contains these proteins:
- the LOC131152404 gene encoding uncharacterized protein LOC131152404, with translation MRPPPPGGPPGPGGAPPPWPGHLGFFGALCDAVSSCFYFVCCCWMFRDCFGGPPPPPGPSPGPPVPVPPPAGPPAPPPAAPPPGPPASAPPPPFGPPGPPGPPGPPGLVFGAPGPAGDPFGLPGPRAPGGPPGPGPGPGPHPF, from the exons ATGAGGCCTCCGCCACCAGGGGGTCCGCCGGGGCCCGGCGGCGCTCCGCCTCCGTGGCCGGGACATCTGGGCTTCTTTGGTGCCCTGTGCGACGCCGTTTCCTCTTG CTTCTACTTCGTGTGCTGTTGCTGGATGTTTCGGGACTGCTTTGGTGGGCCTCCTCCTCCACCTGGGCCTTCTCCCGGCCCACCCGTACCTGTTCCTCCTCCTGCAGGCCCACCTGCTCCTCCTCCTGCTGCTCCTCCTCCAGGCCCACCTGCTTCAGCGCCTCCACCTCCTTTTGGCCCACCTGGCCCTCCTGGGCCTCCCGGGCCTCCCGGGCTTGTTTTCGGAGCACCTGGACCTGCAGGGGACCCTTTTGGGCTACCAGGCCCTAGAGCTCCCGGTGGCCCTCCAGGTCCAGGTCCAGGTCCAGGACCGCATCCTTTCTAA